A genomic window from Candidatus Hydrogenedentota bacterium includes:
- a CDS encoding glycosyltransferase family 39 protein, with product MMRPGQQPQPQGSSVNGSAPARTQLPPGISGEFLARISPGRFALLLACLIGLAVSLELGRMDVWDDIEAQRAGPPAEMCRDSEYVVPTLNGQPYLNKPPLLFWAIAALYAAADGPSEFLGRVPTALSGVLLGVCVYAGLRRRAGDLTARWTAMATASAPYVLLNARWANLDVPLTLAVFLTVMALYAALEAASRARALGCALAGGVSLGAASLLKGPPAYIFVIAAFLAWGITSRETPQLSLRAPARWTLAVFALAVALWLAGFAGISTPFPLALALFAAIWTITGIRAAGKELLRGLPFLLVVLALGIAVTAPWALLVLQRIGWEDIRALLSDQVIERTHSATAINAGSPFYYLYMLPIILAPWGLLLPLHLSQRCWNEGDRFYRFSLLMGLLSVFAFCLIAGKENKYVLPAAPFLLMPVGRQFALYVEGNCETHWSAYLNWWRRLVQGILTVGAAGLVPWVFFGEFHPVLFTETAILACTAIGVLYLPWRRRAASPFTRVAVAVALVMTAGLLTRGFHYTGGRSPKELGVLCGRLIAQGYTVEATVLKPPFAFYAARPIKEVQDMTHIRAGLDGPAPYFYLTREKLLEEYGAAEALRYAVYGPVTNKDYLLLGNRDPLTLLGGGDP from the coding sequence ATGATGCGTCCAGGGCAACAACCGCAACCGCAAGGGTCGAGCGTGAACGGCAGCGCACCCGCGAGAACCCAATTGCCGCCGGGCATATCGGGCGAATTCCTCGCCCGGATATCACCGGGCCGGTTCGCGCTGTTGCTGGCCTGCCTGATCGGCCTCGCCGTGTCTCTCGAACTCGGGCGGATGGACGTCTGGGACGATATCGAGGCGCAACGCGCGGGACCGCCCGCCGAGATGTGTCGCGACAGCGAATATGTCGTCCCCACGTTGAACGGGCAGCCGTATCTCAACAAGCCGCCCCTGCTGTTCTGGGCGATTGCCGCGCTGTACGCGGCAGCAGACGGCCCTTCGGAGTTTCTGGGCCGCGTGCCAACGGCATTGTCGGGCGTCCTGCTCGGCGTTTGCGTGTATGCAGGTCTCAGACGGCGCGCGGGCGACCTGACCGCGCGCTGGACCGCCATGGCCACCGCCTCTGCCCCGTATGTGCTCTTGAACGCCCGTTGGGCCAATCTGGATGTGCCGCTGACGTTGGCGGTGTTCCTGACCGTCATGGCGTTGTACGCCGCGCTCGAGGCGGCGTCGCGCGCACGCGCACTCGGCTGCGCGCTGGCAGGCGGCGTATCGCTGGGCGCGGCCAGCCTGCTCAAGGGGCCGCCCGCCTACATCTTCGTCATAGCCGCATTCCTGGCATGGGGCATTACGTCACGGGAAACGCCGCAACTCTCGCTGCGCGCTCCCGCGCGCTGGACGCTCGCCGTATTTGCCCTCGCCGTCGCGCTCTGGCTGGCCGGGTTTGCCGGGATATCAACACCCTTTCCGCTGGCCCTCGCGCTCTTTGCCGCTATCTGGACCATTACCGGAATTCGCGCGGCGGGGAAAGAACTTCTGCGCGGCCTGCCGTTTCTGCTGGTCGTGCTCGCGCTCGGCATTGCGGTCACGGCGCCTTGGGCCTTGCTCGTACTGCAGCGCATCGGTTGGGAGGATATCCGCGCGCTGCTGTCGGACCAGGTAATCGAGCGCACGCACAGCGCGACGGCGATCAATGCCGGCAGCCCCTTCTATTATTTGTACATGCTGCCGATCATCCTCGCGCCGTGGGGCCTGCTGCTGCCCTTGCACTTGTCGCAGCGTTGCTGGAACGAAGGCGACCGTTTCTACCGCTTCAGTCTTCTCATGGGCCTGCTCAGCGTATTCGCGTTCTGTCTCATCGCGGGCAAGGAGAACAAGTACGTGCTGCCCGCGGCCCCGTTCCTGCTCATGCCGGTGGGCCGCCAGTTCGCGCTGTACGTTGAGGGAAACTGCGAAACCCACTGGAGCGCATACTTGAACTGGTGGCGGCGGCTCGTACAGGGCATCCTGACCGTGGGCGCGGCCGGGCTGGTCCCCTGGGTGTTTTTCGGCGAGTTTCACCCCGTGCTATTCACGGAAACCGCAATTCTCGCTTGCACGGCGATAGGTGTGCTCTATCTGCCTTGGCGGCGGCGTGCGGCGAGTCCATTCACGCGCGTCGCCGTGGCGGTGGCACTCGTGATGACCGCGGGACTGCTCACGCGCGGTTTCCATTATACCGGCGGCCGTTCACCGAAAGAGCTGGGCGTGCTCTGCGGGCGGCTGATTGCGCAAGGATACACGGTCGAGGCAACGGTGTTGAAACCGCCGTTCGCATTTTACGCGGCGCGTCCCATCAAAGAAGTTCAAGACATGACGCACATCCGCGCGGGGCTCGACGGGCCAGCGCCCTATTTCTATCTCACGCGCGAAAAGCTGTTGGAGGAATACGGCGCCGCGGAAGCGCTCCGCTATGCGGTTTACGGG